gaaatatttaaaattaatgataaaatatagaatatatatttttataatttaaaatttatatttatcaaacaatctaattatattttataattaacttTAAGTAATATATCAAACAAATTTTATCACataattttcaatatttaatCTTACCACACTTATTTTTTCACCATTTTACTTTTCAATTTATCAAACCTAATATTCcatagaataaaaaaaaaaaacaaaaaaaaaaccagcGCACCTAATATGTTCTTCTTCTAAGCCTATAACGGTATAATTCTAATTTCCTACTCTAAGCCTATAACGGTATAATTCTAATTTCCTACTTTCTGGTCACATCTATCCAAATTTTAGGTCAGTTGCACGACCAAACAAGTCACCATATAGATATAAACAAAGATGATGAACAATATATACAAGCAAAGATCAAAATTTGTTATTAATCCCTATATTATGTATgggttttaaatttaatttttatattttaatttgattattttttatttttatatttttaaaattttaaaattttaattctaatCAAACAATTGTAGTTAAATTCCTATGTAGCAACCATATGATCACATATGTAATACCATATCACTTTACTATTTGCACATAAGACTCTAAAAGACCACGCCATTTTGATTACTTAATTTAATGGCTACTATTTGGGCCAaagttaaaatttgaaaatttgaaaagtataatgactaaaaatgataaaattgaaaAACATGAACTAAATCATCAACTTACACATAGTACAAGACTAGCAACAAAATTTGACCTAACATATTTAACTTGTACCATTTTGGtcgaaattgaaattttaaaatttaactaattcGAAAAATACAtcaattaaaatagaaaaatcacaaaatatagggactaatagCGAAATTTGACAAAAACAAGGTGCTAGAACAAGCAAATCGTGAAAACCCAAGTTTTTGTTAAGAAAAGCATTCTTGAGTGAAAATAGATGTACAAAGATCAACATAAGAAGCATGTATGACCCTTTCTTTTATATTCATCACAATGATGTTGATGTATGACTTGAACACTACTGTAGCAACCCTCAAAAACCATATGAAATTTGGGATTAAAATGTCCATATCCCGACCATCACCACAAAATATTATATATAGAAATTGGATGAAGTAATAGCAAAGTTAGGAAGCCTCGTACATTGCAATTTGCAGCTACTCTTAAGTTGTCAAGGCAAGATAATCATTTCTTACAAGATATATAAAACACAAAATCATAAGTTACTAAGCAGCTAAGTTTAGGGTTCTTCATCAACCATGAATTTCAACTTCTATGGCTATctattcattcaaatccaatatGAGAGTGGTGAAATTAGCCCAACCATTGAGAATTAACAGAAGTAAAACTAATCATTGGATCCTTGAATTCTCAATTTAACTCAATCAAAACTAAAACGAAAACAAAAGCAAGCAACCCACGATTTTTTTTACAATATTTGTTTACCAAGGCTAAGTGAAGTTTACAGCCACCGATTTGTTTTAAATGATTCAATGCAAGAAAGCATAAACAGCAGTGGAAATGTAAACCAAGAGAGCAGAAGAAACCAGAATGACTAAAGCCGCCGTGGCATGAATGGAGGACTGGCTGCCGCAAGACAACAACCCCAGCCGGATCTCGATCACGTTCACCATCGAAAGCATCAGAAACAAGCACCCCATGACGGACCCGACGGCGGAGCCCATCATCCCAAACCTCAATACTTTAAGGTTAATGTGTGCCCTGAAAGCTTCATCCACATCTTTGCTGTTCAACAAATTGATGGCGAGCTTTAGACCCTGAGCCACCAGGGAGGAGAAAAGGAAGAAGCTGAAGGAGACGACCTCGAAGACCAAGAGCTTTTTAGCTACGTCAATGCCGGCGTCGCAGGGGGCTCGGTTCTCGAGACTGTGTTGGCCCGGAGTGGCCAAAGAGAGGCCCACAAAGACAGCGATGGTGAAGAGGGAATTGACGTTGACGAGGCCATCCAAGGCGGTAACGTGAACGCTCGTCGTTGATGAAGAAGATGAGGATGTTGAAGTCAGTCTCCTGGGGTTGCCGTTGCTGGTGTAGTACTCCTTTGGGTACTCCCCAGATCTGAGAAACAAATGAAAATTTCCAATGTTAAAAAGGAAAAAACACAAAGTGTCTTtatcaaaaaaagaaaagaaaagaaagaaacttTACTCGTCCATTATTGAAACTTGCAAGCTTTGATGGTGTTTCTTGAAGGGCAATGCTTCCAGGAACAGAAGAGGAAAGTTAAGAGTAGCTactttttctattattatttgatTGGGGATTTTATATAGGATTTTTGGAGTAGGTAAGGGAATTAGTTGAAATAAAGTAAGAAACTTTGACATGGGAAAAAACTGTGAGTTTGTTTCAACTTTTGATTAAAACAAAACATCATCAAATCAAATCATTGTCTTTGAGGATAAAGTGGAATGACAGTAAGGCCCGTTGCCAATGCTTTTGCTGGGTCAAATAATGCTATTCCTACCTTTATTATGCATActttaatttagtaattttgatgtttgtatttttttaaaattttgaaaatttaatattaaaaataaaataattaaataattttttttatttgtaaagttttatatagaaaataatatgtataatgtcatatttacttgttatttttacataatattaaaaaatatatttgaatcgGATCGAATCAACTAGATCGAGAATTGATTGGTATACTAGTTTGAATATAGGAATTGAACTAACATCTAAGCAAATTGCTTGAAACCTGTAAAAAAAAATCAACGGGTTGAACTAGTTTTACaaatttttaaatacttttattattttttgaattgtatgtttaTTTATTGTTGGACCAATAGTTTAACTAGTTTGACCACTGGTTCAATTATTGAAATACTATAAAAAAGTCGCATTATTTTAGTTAATAGATTTAATCGACACTGTTTAAGTTtaaactgaaattttaaattttaaaaatatagatactaatcaaattgaaaatatatactAAACCCATTACTTATGAGTGGTACGAAATTAAAAGTAAGATTTAGCCTGTCATATTTAATTGATAAAGTTGGAttaaaatcaaagcttcaaattttgaaaattataaaaattaaaattgattaaattaaaatatatgcatTAAATCCACAACTGGTATAGAACTAACAGCTAAATTTTAGCTATGGGGTCAAATTCATGTTTGTTAAGGCCTAATTTTGGGTACTAAAAAATGTTGTGGTATAGGAACTTGCATAAATTTCATGGCTGCTTTAGGCAAATTGGAGAGATGCAGCAATGCGTGAAGTCACATTCCAACTGATAAACCAAAGAGCTGGCCATGATTGTTGTTGAGTCATGCAGATAAGTTATTTTATAACTAGAAAATCTAAAACTGTTGGTAACCTTTTTCAGGAATATGGCTGATTATTATCATTAGTAtcttttttatcattattattattattgaaaaagaaaaaaaaaagtttcgatcagatAAAGCTTTCATCAAGGAAGAAAACTTTATGAGGGTTAGAAATAAATTACAATTATTTAGAggggtcaaaatataattttcctCATTATAATTACTTACAACTTTATAATTTATGGAAGGACTAAACttaaatttcattattttttaattaaattataaaacttttGAAAGGTTACAAATTTACATATTTTCATCCTTTTGGTGCGGTCCATCTGATCAAAGGATGTTTGTTTAATTATATGTTCAAAATTCCACAAAGAGGAAAGATTACCCAATAAGGATGCAAATGCATGTCCAAGTCAAgttattatttataatattatatgtaTTATGCGTTTTTGAGGGAAAATATCCACCGAGTGCTTGAATTTGGAAAATAGGACATGAAAACTACATCAAATTGGCAACGTAAAAAGATGGAATACGCTTATAGTTAGCTCACAGAAGGATGTCTTGGTGACTTTAAATAAGACTGATGAACGAATATTTCATAGTTTAGTTATACACAAAAAAGAAACTTTGTAGAAGGGTTTTATCATTGCAtccatggatgaaaataaaagtgaGTTGTGAGCTTCACATGGTTTTATAACTAATCTGCTTCTGGGCCAGAATTGTACCCTGACGATGCTTCCCGCAAGACATTCCTTCAAGCCTTTTGTCTTCTTTCTAGCTACTTCATCTTTGTTACAAAAGCAATCTATGACTGATTACTGACAGATCAAGACCTCAACGATGGAAATTACCGATTAGATTAATGAATCCCACATGCTTGGCAAATGCATTGTTGTAAATCACGGCAACCTCCTCGGATTAGAATTCTATCAATATAAGGTTTGAAATTGCCATATACTTTATGTTCCATCAACCGTCTTCCATCATAGAAGTCAAGCGTTTCTCCGGTTTCCACCTTCACCTCAGCAACCATCCTTTTCCAACAGAACTTTCTATAACCTTTCTATCTAACACCACATAAGACATGTTATTTACAGATTACTTGTATATGTCATAAGCTTCCTCTGTTCAAAAGAGTTCCTACAGAGGAATAACAATGAAAATGTTACAAGCAATGCTGGCCGAACCGTAGCTTTACTCAATCTTCATGCTTGGATCTTCATTCTTAATCACCAGTAATCTCCACAAGAGCAATTCCCATTCTCAAAATGGTGGAATCTTTTGCGATCCCTTACCACAATTTTCCTTCCAGTAATCTTAGCAATGAGCTTGATCATTGAGTGACAATCATCATAAACCCTCAAGTTTTTTACAACCCTTATTGTAGTACATGGTTTAGTAGAAATTAGACCATAGCATATAGCAAGCCTCTCGCTGTGTATTGCTAAAGACTGCTCTTTCTCCCAGTCTTCAATATCATGCAAAACAGCATCTGTTGCTGGAATATGTCCTGcttcttttaatacttggttCAACTCCTCTAACTTGTTATATATTTTTTCCTTTTGAGGGTGCCTTAGGTCTCCCAGAAGAAACTCGTGTATCTCATTGTTCACTTCAATGGAGCTACAACCTGGTTCTTTTTGGATTCCACCCTCCTTCATCTTTGCCCTTATTTGAGCTGCTTCTTTCCATTTCCCTGATGAAGCATAGATATTTGCCAGCAGAACGTAAGTACCCGAATCTACCACTCCATGATTCATTAAAATTCTCGCAACTTGTTCGCCTAATTCAAAGTTTCCATGAATCTTACAAGCACTCAGCAAGGACCCCAACATGACATGATCAGGTGCTATTTCCATATTCTGAATGAAATTATAAGCTTCTTTTAGATGACCTACACGACCAAGAAGGTCAACAATACATCCATAGTGCTCTATCTGTGGTGGAATCCCATAATCTCTACTCATAGAATGGAACATCTCAAACCCCAAATCCACCAAACCTCCATGGCTACAGGCATTCAAAATAGCAACAAAAGTAACACTAGTTGGCAAAAGCCCCTGCTTAATCATTCCTCGAAAAATCTCAATTGCTTGAATACTCTTCCCATGCATAGCAAGCCCTGAAATCATTAAATTGTACGTAATCACATTTCTCTCTTTCATCATTGCAAAAATACGTTCAGCCTCATCGATATCACCACACCTCGAATACATACTGATCAGTGCACCGCCAACAAAATGATTAAGCTCAATCCTATGGTGTTTTCCAATGTACGAATGAACCCATCTTCCAAGCTCTAACGCTCCCAATTGCGAGCACGCTGACAAAACACAAACAATAGTAACTTCATTAGGACTCATATTCTCCTTTTGCATTTCCCTAAACATCTCCAAAGCCATGTTCATCTCCCCATTCCTCACCAACCCATCAATCATCGCGGTCCAGCAAACAGTATCCTTAACCCTTACCCGATCAAAAACCTCAATAGCCTGCTCTACCAATACATGGTCAAGAAAACAATTGATCATGATCGTTGAGGCAACAACATCTCTTTCCGTCATTTTATCAAACAATTTCCTTGCATCATCAAATTCCCCACACTTCCCATAAAACTCCATCAGCTTCATGGTTATCGATCTATTCGAGCTTAACCCAAGTTTCGAAGCTTGGCAATGAACCTCTTTTCCTTCTCTCAAAGCAAAACGAGACCCGCAAGCTTTCAAAACCGAGGTGATCACATACTTATCCGGCACAATAAATCGATTAATCATTTGAAAATAAAGGCTAATCCCATCAGAGTAGGAACCAGCCGAAACAAACCCATCAATGAGAGCAGTGTAGAGGAACACATTTGGGTTATGGACCAGTTGAAAGATGGTGGAGGCATAATTAACGGAGGATAAAGTGGAGCTAAGACGAAGAAGCTCGAAGAGGATGAAAGGATCTTGGTCATGGCCCGTTCTAATGATTTTGGCATGTATTGGTAGGATTTGGTTGGCGTCTTTGCAATTCTTTAAGAGAGAAATGAATTCTTTTCTGCGTTGGGTCGAGTTGGAGATGGAGACTTTTGGGTTCGGATTTGAAGTTGAAGTCGACGGGTAAGTGAAGTTCCCGACAACGGCTAACGTACAGTAACTCATTGGCTGCCGTTTTCTAACTTCAAATGCTTAGAAGCAGAAGGGATATTTATAGCATAGCTTGCTCTATCTTCTACCTATTACTCAGCTCTCTATTTGACCaataaacattttttttttttcatatacaGCTAATTTAAGTTTTACGGAGAGTCAATTTAGTTCGTGTACTGTtactttattaaaaaaaattcatgtgTATTATTTGCTTAAATTTTTGCCTTCGCTTTTCAAATATATGATAAACTACCACGTTAACATTGTTCCTGTTTttgtcaataaaaaaaattatttagtcACCACCTTTAAAAATATTGATCAAACTATTCACTCTTCTATTAAATAATAAGGAATGCTGACTGTACATATTAACGTATTCTTTTCCATTTCCACGTAATTAAATAACAATAGCGATCGAATAAGAGATAATGGTTGCTTGAATAAAAAACTTCACAGCGAAGATGGCAATGCATAAACATAGGTCTCAAGTCACCATGGCCACTGGCCACGCATCAACCAAAAGGGTTAAAATGGAGTCCATCAGTCACTTCTCAGAAGCTGTCAGAATTGGCTAAAATGATATTATTATATTAGGGTCCACTACAAAATGTAAATCAGGCAGTTCTTTGCCCTTGGGCAAGAAAAGAAAACCCTGCCCTGCTCTTGTAATGATGCATACTCTTTTTCGTACTGGTTTAACAATCCATGACAAAACTAACATCAAGGTTTAGGAAAAGCTGTTTTTGGTACTATATATGCTATGACTGTAATAAATTAGGGTTAGGGTTGAAATCAGATGGTTTCTTCCAAGTGGGATTGGTTAGAAATTGGTAGATGAAAAATCTAAATAAACCATAACTGCTCAAAACCCATACACTTGTTCTCTATTTGCAACTACGTAACTCGGGACTCTTAATTTTTCTTCGAGCATCCCTGTCCAATACCTGTCACCAACACAATTGAACACGAGTTTCAAATATGATcatctaaatatatatacatatatatatatgcttaaaAGAACTTTGAAAATTAAGTATATCCATATCGGATACAGACCGGTCACTCGCTAAGCCCTGGTACACATTAACCGCTATCATTCCTACTCCAAAAAGGATGACAAAGAGGTAAGTCCCAGCAATAGGAAATTATCAAATTCCACCCAGAAGAACTCCTAAACAATTAGAAAATGTAAATAACACAAGTTTAACATTAAACTTAAATTCATACTAAACTCAAGATGTACAGTTATTCCAaacaaatttattgaattttttttccaaattaaatTCAACAAAATCAAGAAACTACAGTAAATTTATTTTCTTTGCATTTATCTTCAATAAATTTATTTCCCAAAATGCTTGCAATCTTTAAGTCAGACAGGACAGTTATTCACTAATCCATGCTACTAATAGATTCTATTGCAGTAAGGTACAAAAAAATTTAGGGAAAACTTACCTTGTTAGGGCTCTATTATGGCCGGATAAGGGCAGTGATTAAAGAGTTTGAACCAACTGAAAATCAAAACAGTTTAGCAACAGCAGACTTTGAATGTAGCAGTTTCAAGCTATGCTAGGGGAACGAGTGTTAGAAACAACTATGTAACCAGTACAGGTATGTTcaattttttctatgttttttccTTTTGCAAATTGGAGGATTCTCGGAGGTTCATATCCCTGTATTATGTAAGAAATATTAAGAGACAGATCAACTTGAGTTGAAAGGCTACTTTATGCTATGAACACTAACTGAGAATGTTGTAGCAAATAAAGAGAAAAGGACAAGAAAGAGGGCAATGAGCACAAAACACATTTTACTAAGCATACATACCTAAATAAAACAAAGCAATCACAATTATTCATATGTTTAAATATGTTttgtttgatttagttaattttctttaaaatattaattatatcatTATATTCGTAtttaaatgcaatattctttttgACATCAACCTAAACCACATCGATTTTCCATCTTCTTCTCTAATTACTATAGCTCAACAATCTAGAGGATTATTGTGTACTGTTCAAGTGAAGACAGGTTTTCAGAATATAGATATCGAAAGAGTATGTTGAGAAGGGCTACGCTAGATGTATCGCACTTCTTCTTCTTCCTACTCCAATTCCAAGAATCACAAGGGTAGTATTCCCTTTTATGATGTAATGTCAAACTCACATTACGCTTCCTATTGATGAAGCATCAAACATGAGCATGACAATCATTATTAAAGAATTCGTGCAATAGAGATGCTACATGTTTCTCAATGTATTGATGCACTTATGCTCATGGTAAAGATGGTAGCGAATCAAGAATTGTTGGCCATGCAACAATGGTGCATTTATGATGGTAGTTGCTTTGTTTGCATCACAATTAGATAATTTAATGGGGAACAAGTGCCAGCTTTGCACCTATGATGCAGAAGCATTCCATAactttggttaaaataagtttgAAATTTGGTTTTAGTTTTAATAATGTTACCATATACAGATAAGATTTATCTTCACATTTTTTATCATAAGTTGTGTGCCAATCTTAGAAGTGTGTGACGGAAACCATGCAAATCATAAACAAAGAGAAACCACCTTTCTTTGTGATAAATTCAATACACTTTGGAAATGGACTTTACATACCTGTGCCTAGGTTAAATAACCAactaaacaaaaattttaaaggcATGAACCTGAAACACTAAACCTAGTTCATGTAGACACCCTTTATAAGTGACATCATCAGGTCTAGGGTTCAAATCTCGACATTTGCAACTCCTCCCCTATCTACGATCTCCTTTGtaccaaaaaataattttatggtccgtcttttatttaattttgaatgaaatgaaagcaaaaattttatttttatctattattATTGAATGTTCAATGCAATGAAAGCAAAAATATTTCTGGAATAAGTTACTTACCAGCGCCCTAAATCACCTGCTAGCTATTGCAGCAACAGAGATAGATACCGAGAAATGACAGCTTTGAACAAATCATATGACAACGACAGAGAGCACACTTGTATACATCCATGCCCTTGCATGAATGGCAACAAGCGTGCTCTCTCTCATTGTCAATTGACAATGCGTGTCAATCTCAAAATGAAAACTGCAAAACAAAACTCGGGATATATTAGGAAATGCTGCAGGGAGGTATTATTTACTTATGCTCTAAAATGATGGCTTGCTTACTTACTTAGAAATGCATCTAAAACTCATGATTCTAACAATCCCAAGAAATATAACATAAATGTCACAGTTATGACATCCATGAACATTTCTTAAAGTTGCCAATATCTTACATTCCATAAACATCATCAACAATGACACTCCGAGCAACCAACAAGTGTTGAGATCAATGGCAAAGCACAAAGGATTAGTCCCCATGGACAGTAAAATGGACATTGAAGATACCTTGGTTCCACCAAAAACCAATAAAACTCCGAACAAAACAATCTCCAAACCCTTATAAA
This is a stretch of genomic DNA from Gossypium arboreum isolate Shixiya-1 chromosome 11, ASM2569848v2, whole genome shotgun sequence. It encodes these proteins:
- the LOC108472539 gene encoding uncharacterized protein LOC108472539 → MSKFLTLFQLIPLPTPKILYKIPNQIIIEKVATLNFPLLFLEALPFKKHHQSLQVSIMDESGEYPKEYYTSNGNPRRLTSTSSSSSSTTSVHVTALDGLVNVNSLFTIAVFVGLSLATPGQHSLENRAPCDAGIDVAKKLLVFEVVSFSFFLFSSLVAQGLKLAINLLNSKDVDEAFRAHINLKVLRFGMMGSAVGSVMGCLFLMLSMVNVIEIRLGLLSCGSQSSIHATAALVILVSSALLVYISTAVYAFLH
- the LOC108470494 gene encoding putative pentatricopeptide repeat-containing protein At5g59200, chloroplastic, translating into MSYCTLAVVGNFTYPSTSTSNPNPKVSISNSTQRRKEFISLLKNCKDANQILPIHAKIIRTGHDQDPFILFELLRLSSTLSSVNYASTIFQLVHNPNVFLYTALIDGFVSAGSYSDGISLYFQMINRFIVPDKYVITSVLKACGSRFALREGKEVHCQASKLGLSSNRSITMKLMEFYGKCGEFDDARKLFDKMTERDVVASTIMINCFLDHVLVEQAIEVFDRVRVKDTVCWTAMIDGLVRNGEMNMALEMFREMQKENMSPNEVTIVCVLSACSQLGALELGRWVHSYIGKHHRIELNHFVGGALISMYSRCGDIDEAERIFAMMKERNVITYNLMISGLAMHGKSIQAIEIFRGMIKQGLLPTSVTFVAILNACSHGGLVDLGFEMFHSMSRDYGIPPQIEHYGCIVDLLGRVGHLKEAYNFIQNMEIAPDHVMLGSLLSACKIHGNFELGEQVARILMNHGVVDSGTYVLLANIYASSGKWKEAAQIRAKMKEGGIQKEPGCSSIEVNNEIHEFLLGDLRHPQKEKIYNKLEELNQVLKEAGHIPATDAVLHDIEDWEKEQSLAIHSERLAICYGLISTKPCTTIRVVKNLRVYDDCHSMIKLIAKITGRKIVVRDRKRFHHFENGNCSCGDYW